From one Gemella morbillorum genomic stretch:
- a CDS encoding head maturation protease, ClpP-related encodes MKKFWNWKIVQNNKDEPPENILFLNGTIAEESWFDDEVTPQIFKEELIKHSGDITVWINSPGGDCIAAAQIYNLLMEHKGNVKVKIDGIAASAASVVAMAGTEVIMSPVSMLMIHNPMTIAYGSTSEMQRAIDMLSEVKESIINAYEIKTGLSRNKISKLMDNETWMDARKAVELGFADSILKRDEIQDIEIPNISMLYQEATVQNSMMNKIKETLKNVNEEKIKADSLMNRLDLIKNWR; translated from the coding sequence ATGAAGAAATTTTGGAATTGGAAGATAGTACAAAATAATAAAGATGAACCACCAGAGAACATATTATTTTTAAATGGAACAATAGCTGAAGAATCATGGTTTGATGATGAGGTCACTCCGCAAATTTTTAAAGAAGAACTAATTAAACATAGTGGAGATATTACAGTATGGATAAATTCACCTGGTGGGGATTGTATTGCAGCCGCACAAATTTATAATCTCTTAATGGAACACAAAGGAAATGTTAAGGTAAAAATTGATGGAATAGCAGCAAGTGCTGCGAGTGTGGTTGCTATGGCAGGAACAGAAGTTATTATGAGTCCTGTTTCAATGCTTATGATTCATAATCCTATGACAATTGCATATGGTAGCACAAGTGAAATGCAAAGAGCTATAGATATGCTAAGTGAGGTGAAAGAATCAATAATTAATGCTTATGAAATAAAAACAGGATTATCACGAAATAAAATATCAAAACTTATGGATAATGAAACATGGATGGATGCAAGAAAAGCAGTTGAACTTGGTTTTGCTGATTCTATCTTAAAACGAGACGAGATTCAGGATATTGAGATTCCAAATATTAGTATGCTTTATCAAGAAGCAACAGTTCAAAATTCAATGATGAATAAAATTAAAGAAACTCTTAAAAATGTAAACGAAGAAAAAATAAAAGCTGATTCGTTAATGAATAGATTAGATTTAATAAAAAACTGGAGGTAA
- a CDS encoding phage major capsid protein — MNKKIQELIEKRAKAWEGAKAFVESKKDSDGLLSKEDVETYNMMEEKVKNFTFEIERLQEMENMERELSKPVNDPLISKPMVSDKEDKIQKNLQHKKAMIKALRSNFRQIENILQEKVDTDGGYLVPDEYDSRLVETLKEENIIRKLSHTLKTNGKHKINIAASSPAAAWVEEGGELKFGEATFKQVLLDAHKLHVAIKVTEELLYDSVFDLESYILEEFGKALANAEEDAFLNGDGSGKPTGIFAQTNGGTHLTEVDALKSDDIINLIHALKRPYRKNAAFILNDKIIANIRKLKDNNGAYIWQPSYQLGEPDKLAGYPVYTSAFAPENKIAFGDFRYYNIGDRGARSFKELQELFAGNGMIGFVAKERVDGKLVLPEAVQILPIKG, encoded by the coding sequence ATGAATAAAAAAATACAAGAATTAATTGAAAAACGTGCTAAAGCGTGGGAAGGTGCAAAAGCCTTTGTTGAGAGTAAAAAAGATAGTGATGGACTATTATCAAAAGAAGATGTTGAAACTTATAACATGATGGAAGAAAAAGTTAAAAACTTTACTTTTGAAATAGAGAGACTTCAAGAGATGGAAAATATGGAAAGAGAATTATCAAAACCAGTAAATGATCCGTTAATCTCAAAACCAATGGTGTCTGATAAAGAAGATAAAATTCAAAAAAATCTTCAACACAAAAAAGCAATGATAAAAGCCCTACGATCTAATTTTAGACAAATAGAAAATATTCTACAAGAAAAAGTAGATACTGATGGAGGATATTTAGTTCCAGACGAGTATGATAGTAGATTAGTTGAAACGTTAAAAGAAGAAAATATTATTAGAAAACTATCTCACACTTTAAAAACAAATGGTAAACATAAAATCAATATAGCTGCGTCAAGTCCTGCGGCTGCATGGGTTGAAGAAGGTGGAGAATTGAAATTTGGAGAAGCAACATTTAAACAAGTTTTATTAGATGCTCACAAACTTCATGTAGCTATTAAAGTTACTGAAGAATTATTATATGATAGTGTGTTTGACTTAGAAAGCTATATCTTAGAAGAATTCGGTAAAGCACTAGCGAATGCAGAAGAAGATGCTTTCCTAAATGGTGATGGTAGTGGAAAACCAACAGGAATATTTGCACAAACTAATGGAGGAACGCACTTAACTGAGGTGGATGCACTAAAATCTGATGACATTATCAATTTAATTCATGCTTTAAAACGACCATATAGAAAAAATGCAGCATTTATTTTAAACGATAAAATAATAGCTAATATCAGAAAACTAAAAGATAACAATGGAGCATATATTTGGCAGCCATCATATCAATTAGGGGAGCCTGATAAATTAGCAGGATACCCAGTGTATACTTCGGCTTTTGCACCAGAAAATAAAATTGCTTTCGGTGATTTTAGATATTATAACATAGGTGATAGAGGTGCTCGTTCATTTAAGGAACTCCAAGAATTATTCGCTGGTAATGGTATGATTGGATTTGTAGCTAAAGAAAGAGTTGATGGTAAGCTAGTATTACCAGAAGCAGTTCAGATATTACCAATCAAAGGATAA
- a CDS encoding phage portal protein, which produces MNYFMKLLKSRDNPKNRLNGSSYSFFMGGSSSGNRVTERSAMQMTAVYSCVRILSETLASLPLHVYEVTETGTKKATEHMLYALLHDEPNNEMTSFIFRETLMTHLLLWGNAYAQIIRNGKGEVLGLYPLMPDRMKVDRDETGNLYYEYYISEGDANSKTKGAVKLSPRDILHIPGLGFDGLVGYSPIAMAKNAIGMAIATEEYGAAFFANGATPSGILEHPGVVKNPEAMRESWARGFSGKNNHKVAILEEGMKYTPISIAPNEAQFLETRKFQINEIARIFRVPPHMVGDLEKSSFSNIEQQSLEFVKYTLDPWVKRFEQAMTRRLLTSDEKKKYYIKFNVDGLLRGDYQSRMNGYATARQNGWMSANDIRSLENLDLISDEEGGNLYLVNGNMLPLKKAGAYAERLTDYKEENTDEEILELEDSTK; this is translated from the coding sequence ATGAATTATTTTATGAAATTATTAAAATCTAGAGATAATCCTAAAAATAGATTAAATGGAAGTTCCTATAGTTTTTTTATGGGTGGAAGTTCTAGTGGAAATAGAGTAACAGAAAGAAGTGCCATGCAGATGACAGCGGTATATAGTTGTGTAAGGATACTTTCAGAAACATTAGCTAGTCTACCTTTACATGTGTATGAAGTAACCGAGACTGGTACAAAAAAAGCAACAGAACATATGTTATATGCGTTACTTCATGATGAACCAAATAATGAAATGACAAGTTTTATTTTTAGAGAAACACTAATGACTCATTTGCTTTTATGGGGTAATGCGTATGCACAAATTATAAGAAATGGTAAAGGAGAGGTATTAGGACTTTATCCATTGATGCCAGATAGAATGAAAGTTGATAGAGATGAAACTGGTAATTTGTATTATGAATATTATATAAGTGAAGGGGATGCAAATTCTAAAACTAAAGGCGCTGTTAAGCTGTCACCAAGAGACATATTACATATACCAGGTTTAGGATTTGATGGTTTAGTTGGTTATAGTCCAATTGCTATGGCAAAAAATGCGATTGGAATGGCTATTGCAACTGAAGAATACGGAGCAGCATTTTTCGCAAATGGAGCTACACCAAGTGGTATACTTGAACATCCTGGGGTAGTAAAAAATCCAGAGGCAATGAGAGAAAGTTGGGCTAGAGGATTTTCAGGTAAGAACAACCATAAAGTTGCAATACTTGAAGAAGGTATGAAATATACTCCTATTTCAATAGCACCTAATGAAGCACAGTTTTTAGAAACGAGAAAATTTCAAATAAATGAGATAGCTAGAATTTTCAGAGTTCCTCCACATATGGTAGGGGATCTTGAAAAGTCTAGTTTTTCTAATATTGAACAACAATCTCTTGAGTTTGTTAAATACACGCTTGATCCGTGGGTCAAACGTTTTGAACAAGCTATGACTAGGAGACTACTTACAAGTGATGAGAAGAAAAAATATTATATAAAATTCAATGTTGATGGGCTACTTAGAGGAGATTATCAAAGTAGGATGAATGGATATGCAACAGCACGTCAGAATGGTTGGATGAGTGCTAATGATATAAGGAGTTTAGAAAACTTAGATTTGATATCAGATGAGGAAGGAGGAAACTTATATCTAGTCAATGGTAACATGTTACCACTTAAAAAGGCTGGTGCTTATGCAGAGAGATTAACAGATTATAAGGAGGAAAACACAGATGAAGAAATTTTGGAATTGGAAGATAGTACAAAATAA
- a CDS encoding head-tail connector protein, with product MELKLEQVKNYLRVDTTEDDELILSLLFTAKKLCLGILRVSSFSELGDEHDFDEFKIPILYTVAYLYEHRENADFRELTLILRALLFNHRKEEF from the coding sequence ATGGAATTAAAACTTGAACAAGTTAAAAACTATTTGAGAGTTGATACAACAGAAGATGATGAGTTAATCTTATCACTTCTGTTTACAGCTAAAAAATTATGCTTAGGAATACTAAGGGTGAGTAGTTTTTCAGAGTTAGGTGATGAGCATGATTTTGATGAATTTAAAATACCAATATTATATACAGTTGCTTATCTTTATGAACATAGAGAAAATGCTGATTTTAGAGAATTAACACTAATTCTTAGAGCGTTACTATTTAATCATAGGAAAGAGGAGTTTTAA
- a CDS encoding phage head closure protein has product MDIVELDTRITFQKVVLEFDELHQQLETWSDFFTCWSNLKLVTSSEVERHGVNRSSEVISFVVRKTPELKELNTLEYRIKYNNKFFDILEVDVFSKDKKFLRVKGVNSYD; this is encoded by the coding sequence ATGGATATTGTAGAACTAGATACTAGAATTACTTTTCAAAAAGTAGTTTTAGAATTTGATGAATTGCATCAACAATTAGAAACATGGAGTGATTTTTTTACTTGTTGGTCTAATTTAAAATTGGTAACTTCAAGTGAGGTAGAAAGACACGGTGTTAATAGAAGTTCAGAAGTGATTTCTTTTGTGGTTAGAAAAACGCCAGAATTAAAAGAACTCAATACGTTAGAATATAGAATAAAGTATAACAATAAATTTTTTGACATATTAGAAGTAGATGTCTTTAGTAAAGATAAAAAGTTCTTAAGGGTTAAGGGAGTTAATAGCTATGACTAA